Part of the Osmia bicornis bicornis unplaced genomic scaffold, iOsmBic2.1, whole genome shotgun sequence genome, aaaaatataataaaataatagaaatttaaacgactacctttgcagcacttttcaaaatattcaattaattattacaacaggtatcaatcaattgaacacctaacgttgccaggttttcgtttcaactgactacgcGATCTGTCTATGGGCTGTAGCTATGTTTGTTTGTATTGTGAGGACGATCGCAATAATAGGCAAACTTATAGTAGAATTCCGTTACATTGTGCgataagtggaaaataaagCAATGCGATATTCGTACAAAACTCACGGCAATGTTAAATGgatctaatataacataaatttacaaatacttgcaatttaattaaaatttgcattacttaatattgaattacatttccacgcgtcgttttatgcatcttggcactgattcgtatattcatatcgttatgattttatatctcACGTTCTTCTGTTTGCTTCACGAAGCtcattttttgtttacaggtttttttttttcaagtacaTTATACTTTACAATATTGCCAACAATTCTTCATGGGGTTCAAATGAAGGTTGTTTAATGCCCagtgtacaattttataattactacattattcttcgaacCGAATACTATTCAACATTAAgagggtatgaatatttctatcattgactATACGCCGTTTAGTTTTTGCGCATTTCTggcgaatagaatatttacgaatatttacgttcaatataaactactacgcacataccgaaaggaatgtaaacatagagaataatatgtgcgatcctggaatgtgccccaccaattctcttcctttggaagtcagagattcctgctcagtttcatacgaacagcgattcgatcaagtggtaagtacgatacgtgcaatatttcatttccgtctacgttgtatctaattatgtatattaatatttcttaatggctggtggtacggttcatttagttgctgtattattatagtcaatttgaacaaaaaatacctagttttattacatcaaagaataacttattattttcattatttaactttagattttgaattgttaacaaatatttattacaaatattataatgaataaaaaagtaatacaaatatgttaacaaatatgaatagatatttcctttcttttattatcattatcaataatattcaatattgctTTTTTTATCGGTTGACTGTGCCCTGAATACGAATGTAGGAAACATTTATTGCTATTAGATCCGTTGTTTGGGTGTTAAACAATgtacgaaattaaatgggggaacaaacgaataattttattaatttatactggTCGACAGTGAACTTGGTATGAAATCGCacattcatataattataatttcttctacaacttcattttaaaactaattagaatttcttctacaactttaatttaaaaaaaaatattattatttgagtactgatacatttcgaatgtcattttcatcgcttttgtcgatgtttaaacatacgtagttgattgtattttattacatatttcgcaattcaaacaatcaaaaattttcgtcactaatgaaaaatagtttccgtgttcgtattcagtgaatataataataaaactatacaagaagtacatattgagtgttagttatcctgatacactttaaaaagtatagatgTGTTTCGATATACACGGTCTTGTCGCCGTTCGTGTGACTTTCGTTCTATACAATATAAACACTATGTCACTGTTATCGATAACATTCTACCTCTAGTCATTaactaatattaatgtaactgttgttgcttatatatttttatttttttttttttttacaaatattactaaacaaatatttttgtttcagaacataagtcataataaaaacatttaaaaaaaatgggaGAATCTGATAACaattgtaagtattatttttatatctttaatAATGGCAATTAAAGAGTAcatgaaaaaagtaaaagaagctgtgcaaaatgtatgttgtgaatatttcagaaacatgcctgcagtatatatatatatatatttctttttgttttctctaTCAGATCAACAAATGTTCAGGGATGttcagctgctgctgcagcagcagcaggaaCAGCATCATCGGGAAATgcagctgctgcagcagcagctgcagcagcaacagcaacagcagttgcagcaactgagggaggagctcctccctcagcaACAAGAGGATCACCGACCGAGGGAGGAGCCCCTCCCTCAGGTGCAAGAGATGGAATCCGGCGAGGAGGCGAAGCCACCGCGAAGTATGTATtacagattcttttttatatgatGAATTATTGCCTCGTACAGAGGAATTCAATATTGCCCTTATCAGAACATCTCTGCTGTTCAATATTagggaaaatatttataataataatattttaatgaaaaaaatatatatctaataatttccatttttatacgttacagaaagaggagtGGCGGCAGGGAGATCGCGGCGCCTGAGGGGTTACCGGGGGGGTCAGGGTAGGGGGGGAGGGGAACAGGCGGAAGGGGAAGGGGAAGGGGGGGCCGGGGTAATATTGTCAAATTATGCTTCTACTAAAaccaaaatttttttttttattttcttaataaagtgatttaaaaaacatGTTATTCCGTGTTctgctgttttatttttattaactaacAGTAATTGATCCTTACTAAACCATTCCCATTGACATATAACTgcacggcatcctacaaatattgttcgtttctctgaattccactaaaaattgtgaaataaaataatttttaacaaaaaaaacatccgacttcgaaatgcactaaaaagtataaaataatttctatttcatttataccaatattccatagctattaataatatctacttaatcgttaaataggataccaattacatttcaaagttttcggaggcggcgcaaaattaaaaatacccgaacaaacgatgctgccaataacgatttgattacGGTATGGCAAGCTTGGTAATTGATAAGttgtaagagaaaaattataggtccggctgaaaacatttgtaattgtaacgattatatgagaaattggcagcagtcctgatgtacatgcactatactgcagttcacaagagatcatacttaactcgcgccgctcactaggtctagagagatttttaataacgtgtgttattcccctctacagcttgcttcttattatactttgcgaacatataaatggtgggcagaaatatatgacgtacgataactgataaccggtgatgatattgtaaagtatcacgatacaatgaaatttctattatttgtcgcaaaaaaaaaatgatgtgaacgcatagcaagaagcacgctgtaaaggggaatcacacgcaatattaaaaatctccttTGACTTCAGTAGgccactagctgcgcgagttaagtgcgtcactcgtgaactgcagtacagttaattcgcaatgggtttgttgattcccatttaatattgtttacttgaaactatcaaataggtgatttatcataggttgccgacgccggagttaggatcttcctagtagaggaaaagtttttaattttgcgccgcctccgaaaactttgaaatgtaattggtatcctatttaacgattaagtagatattattaatagctatggaatattggtataaatgaaatagaaattattttatactttttagtgcatttcgaagtcggatgttttttttgttaaaaattattttattattgcaaaaaaacgtactatttcatgtacgtgcggtgtatgttcaccgattacgccgagacggatggaccaattgg contains:
- the LOC123988866 gene encoding small heat shock protein hspG3-like, with protein sequence MPAVYIYIYFFLFSLSDQQMFRDVQLLLQQQQEQHHREMQLLQQQLQQQQQQQLQQLREELLPQQQEDHRPREEPLPQVQEMESGEEAKPPRKRGVAAGRSRRLRGYRGGQ